GTTCTATATTTGCGAAGCGACATCATGTGACATGGAGCCACATTCTTTGCCTCATTTGCAACCTTCTTCtaacaaaatatttaattggaaCTATTTAATATTTTACAGCAATAAGATGCTCATATGACTTTCAATTGTGGTGAAAGGTGTACTATGTCAATTTTGGGTTTTTTTATTTGGGTCAGGCCTgtgaaagtaattttttttaaacaggtcaTAAAGTAATTTGGAATAGTGACCTCAGTGCATTAACTCCAAGAAAGCATGTGACTGCAGAAACTACAAAAAGAACTTAAATAGTTCTGAAAGGAGTAAAATCACTATGGAATTGAGTATCAGTAAAAGGACAGTACTGGGAATCAGGCTGAAACTTTGTTCTGCTATTTTTGTTCAGATATTTCTCCCAATtttatttgtgtgcatgtgtacacatacagctttgtttgttttctttattttgtggTTTAAACTTACGTTCTGTTGTCAAAGAATATTTGCAACCTCATGCAGATACGTTTCAGTGATTAACCACCACAGAACCAACTGCAAACATTAAACATGTGATCTATCAAACCAAGTTTCAATCTGGGATTTGAGatgtccagtattaccatcaaCTAGGATCATAAAAAATAACATTGAAATAAGGACAAGCAATAGGTGAAAAAAAATGACAGGTCATTTTGACAGAATCAATAACACCCCTCATTTTCTCCTGCTTGTCAAAGAATTAAATCATGTAATGACCACGATATGTCTGGTGTCTGAAGAAATGGAAACATCATCATCCTCCTTGACATATCGTTTGGGCATGTACTTCACAACACTGGCTGTTAAATGATCCCGAAAATCTTTGTGTATAAAGTTGTACAGAATGGGATTTACGATACAGTGGAAAAAGCTGAGGCACTCCACCATGTCATAAAAGAAATATACAATCTCGAGCATAATACAGTCAAGAAAGATATCCAGTAGGGAAAGAAGTACAATTATGTAAAATGGTAACCAGCACATCAAAAATGCTATGATGTAACCATATATTATTTTACTGGTTTTTGTGCTTTCTGTGTTACTGGAATTTTTCACAGCTCTTGCAGTGAAAATATTACTCAGTATAATTATAGGCAAAGGAATGATAAATCCAAGAACTAAAGTCAGAGAGTTTGTAACATACAACGATAACGTATGAGATAAGTAGCAATAACTATACACAATACCAAAAATTTCAGAATGTACAAACTGTGGTACAGATAGTAGTATTGCCACagtccacatgcacacacacaccatcctacGGATATGACGGTCTCTTGATCCCTGGGCTTGGAATGGATATCGCAGTGAGACGTATCTGTCAATGCTAAagcaggtcaggaagaaaatgctgctgtacagagtaacaaaataaatgaaggaATCAAATTTACACAGGAAGTCTCCCCAGATCCAGTGGTAATTGTTAAAAATCTCTGTCATCCTTAATGGGATGAATAAAACAGCACACAAGTCAGCGATAGCCATATTAAAAATGTAAAGTTTGCTTTCTTTCCTGGACCCTTCCATCCGCCAGTTTATCCAAATGACAATGATATTTTCTATCAGACCTACCAAAAGAAAGAATAGATAGAAAGAAAACATTGTCATGTCCAATGTCTTGTAATCCAAATATAAAAAACACCTGCAGCCATAACCATAGCAGTCATCACTGTTGTTGCCATGCAAGCTGATGTTAGGAGTCATCATGGCTGAGCTCTCCTTGTAGAATCTGCAGAAATGAGAACAATTTATAATACTAAATAAAATAGGTATTTAGATCAAATACAGAATCCATGAACTGCCTCATGAGTGTAACTTGCCTGGATTGATGTTAAGTTAAATAAACCAGGAAAATCCCAGATTCAGTCTGTGCTGACTTCAGTAGCAGGGTTGTTAAAAGTTGCCTGAGTATCCCCGAGGCAATAAACAATCAGGAAACTGCCTGCTGGAAACGATAATATGATCAAACACAGTTATGATGCTCTCTCAGTCAACTACCCTGCCAGTATTcaccatctagcctgcacaagAAGAATACTCACCTGGGCAATAAACTAAAACAGTACGTGAACAAATTAAGCAATATGTCTGCGTAATTTACTGCTTTCGGATGTGGAGAAAATAGATTTATTCCTTGTCTGCCAGTGTTAGATTTCTTTTTTCAAAAGTCTAATTTCGTGTCTAACGTCTGGTTGATATCAGAAGCTCTTTCTTTCAATAGGATTTGGCAGCTGCTTGTCACCTGCACTACCATTCTGGAGACTGAATAAGTATCTTAACTATATGGCGTAGTAGTAAAATATAGAGATACAAAGGTTTAGTCCCCATACTCTGCTGAGATAAATTATGTTAGCTGAGACATCTGTAAAGGGAGCTACAAATGGCTTTCGCACTCctttacacagaggatagtaAAAATCTGTAAATCTTTTCCCACAAAAAAGCTTCAAATGGAAATTTCACAACTAAGATTGACAGACTTTGATAGACAAGGGTATTAAGAAccgaagaggagaaagtgaggtctgcagatgctggagatcagagctgaaaatgtgttgctggaaaagtgcagcaggtcaggtagcatccaaggagcaggagaatcgacgtttcgggcatgagcccttcttcaggctcatgcccgaaacgtcgattctcctactccttggatgctgcctgacctgctgcacttttccagcgacacattttcagctattaagaaccgaaggaaagaaagaagaacttgcaTCTGTACAGCATTGTTCATAACTTCAGGATGTCCGAGAGTGTTTTATAGATAATTAGATACTATTTAAGTGTTATCACTATTGTAATGGAGGAAATAGGACAGCCAATTTGCTCATAATGAGATTCCCATAAAGAGCAACAAAATAATGACAACTGTTTTGTTTTAGATATTAAACTACACccggttatagtctaacaggtttatttgaaattgcaagctttcagagagcAGCTCCTTCCTTCAGCGTGGTATGACAGAGAGATATAAGAcaaaaagttaacaactttaaaGCGAGTTGCTTTTGTTGAATCCTTTAATCAGTTAGGAGGTACACTGcaaaatccagattcctttcTAGTCTTTATCCCTAGATAATTAAGGGTTCTATCAACGTACAAGAGGTGACATACATCGCACTTTTGGTGTGAGGTGCTGCTTCAAATCTGTCTATGCTTTAAGCTGAGGTCGGGTTTTCTTTATGTTTTTGACAGAAAGGAATCTTGAATGAgataatttgtgtgtgtgtgtgtgtgtgtgtgtgtgtgtgtgtgtgtgtgtgtgtgtgtgtgtgtgagagagagagagatagatgacATTGGCTGAGtggtgggaacaccacccactaCATACACGACAGGTAcacatgtgactcggccaatgttgtctatcctatatgttgcaggcaaggatgacctgaggcatggcacattggtgagaccatgcagatgctatgacagtggatgaatggacaccacagcGATCAACATACAGAGAGCTCCCtcccagtgggggaacacttcgacggtccaggacattcagcctccaatCTTCAGTTtagcatcctccaaggcggacttcgagGTATGCATCAACGCAAAATCGCTGAGCAaagactgatagctaagttccgtacTCATGAGAGTTGtctcaaccatgatcttgggttcatgtcacactacaggtaaccCCACCACTCTATATACTCCCACACACCGACTCACACACCCTTACACAGACCCtctccacaaacattcacactctctcaaGTGCATGCACCCACACTCAAActctcaaatgcacacacacacacacacacactctctttcaaaTGAACATACCCGCACGCTCTCAagtgcacacactctctcgcaaatgtacacaaactcacactctcttacacatgtgcacacacaaacTGGatctcacatgtgcacacactttctctctctcacacggagacacactctctcaaatgcacacacacgcacactctctcaaatgcacatacacacatgctctCAAGTAAACATACACctacgcacacacatatacagtctcaaatgcacacacactcatagaacatagaaggatacagcgcagtacaggcccttcggccctcgatgttgcgccgaccgaatcctacctaacctatactagcccaataacttccaaatgcctatccaatgcccgcttaaatgaccataaagaaggagagttcaccactgatccgggcagggcattccatgaactcacaacccgctgtgtgaagaatctacccctaacatctgtcctatacctaccaccccttaatttaaagctatgtcccctagtaacacctgactccattagcggtaaaagattcttagtatctaccctatctaaacccctaatcatcttatacacttctatcagatctcccctaaaccttctcttctccaatgagaacagccccaagtgcctcagcctttcctcataagattttcctaccattccaagcaacatcctggtaaacctcctctgcactcgttctaaagcttccacatccttcctatagtatggcgaccaaaactgcacacaatactccagatga
The window above is part of the Hemiscyllium ocellatum isolate sHemOce1 chromosome X, sHemOce1.pat.X.cur, whole genome shotgun sequence genome. Proteins encoded here:
- the LOC132805804 gene encoding G-protein coupled receptor 182-like — translated: MMTPNISLHGNNSDDCYGYGCRCFLYLDYKTLDMTMFSFYLFFLLVGLIENIIVIWINWRMEGSRKESKLYIFNMAIADLCAVLFIPLRMTEIFNNYHWIWGDFLCKFDSFIYFVTLYSSIFFLTCFSIDRYVSLRYPFQAQGSRDRHIRRMVCVCMWTVAILLSVPQFVHSEIFGIVYSYCYLSHTLSLYVTNSLTLVLGFIIPLPIIILSNIFTARAVKNSSNTESTKTSKIIYGYIIAFLMCWLPFYIIVLLSLLDIFLDCIMLEIVYFFYDMVECLSFFHCIVNPILYNFIHKDFRDHLTASVVKYMPKRYVKEDDDVSISSDTRHIVVIT